Proteins from a genomic interval of Poecile atricapillus isolate bPoeAtr1 chromosome 1, bPoeAtr1.hap1, whole genome shotgun sequence:
- the LOC131580462 gene encoding uncharacterized protein LOC131580462, with amino-acid sequence MERGSRRLPSGADLALSHGTGERGVGESRLCQRGTRAPVQTGGEARSKERSRVKGGNTRSKALPRESRRRCPALTGRLRHRPGAPAGGTPDPARPGPRQGAPRTLPPAAGPARLGFTSVPAAAGRRAAAPPPQPVPSRPARAARARPLPAAAAARLRRAPSGDCPQHRPPPRARARPAPRAHAPRAHWTRRSPPPGGRPHRRALRIVTH; translated from the exons ATGG AGCGGGGCTCCCGCCGACTTCCCAGCGGGGCTGACCTGGCCCTTTCGCACGGTACCGGGGAACGCGGCGTGGGAGAGTCACGCCTGTGTCAGCGGGGCACAAGGGCACCCGTGCAAACCGGGGGCGAGGCACGGAGCAAGGAGCGGTCTCGGGTGAAGGGGGGCAACACCCGCAGCAAGGCACTGCCGAGGGAAAGCCGCCGCCGGTGCCCGGCGCTGACGGGGCGCCTCCGCCACCGCCCCGGCGCCCCCGCGGGCGGGACCCCCGACCCGGCACGGCCCGGGCCGCGCCAGGGAGCGC CGCGGACGCTCCCGCCGGCGGCCGGTCCGGCGCGGTTGGGCTTTACCTCGGTGCCCGCCGCCGCGGGCCGGAGGGCAGCGGCGCCGCCGCCTCAGCCCGTCCCTTCTCGCCCCGCGCGCGCCGCCCGGGCCCGGCCGCTCCCGGCTGCGGCTGCGGCCCGACTGCGGCGCGCGCCGTCAGGTGACTGCCCGCAGCACCGCCCGCCCccccgcgcgcgcgcgcgccccGCGCCCCGCGCGCACGCCCCGCGCGCCCATTGGACCCGGCGCTCGCCGCCGCCGGGCGGCCGCCCACACCGCCGCGCACTGCGCAT AGTGACGCACTGA
- the BACH1 gene encoding transcription regulator protein BACH1 isoform X2, producing MSLSENNSVVFAYESSVHSTNVLLSLDDQRKQDILCDVTILVEDQRFRAHKAVLAACSSYFLSRIVGQVDADLIITLPEEVTLKGFSPLLQFAYTAKLVLNKDNVSEVCKCAEFLGVRNIEESCFQFLKFRFLDFKLDQQECPRKKCCTQRCQKANPKTDSADDGALEINDEVEALLEKEYSQTPDTKLCKDEENAKSSPVLQDNANQNCDPVHLERGSTSSLSSQCPKYRKFQKAFGNDKVHTSEFNSSIKDVQVPPFATSLEKEIPDNDGIQKAQECVPMQLISNCEETQVEMEEGEEGIQKKEESKRDSVTRNVSCPVEKMDLVAFPQNPAAPHGLNSVSILHSCEQYGDLNFSSMQNNAVSAEKTVSSTGAGNDKTESQGNPSSKVDLCIREATNITSAGDRSSVEREIAEQLAQGFWSDIHSTDACQIHLPPAVSKEYLEPVYSGKKSECPWLGIRISESPEPCSQRTFTTLNSVNCPFISNLSTEGCSNTSEINSGDYVQEQQQCPYNYVISLGEDSETDTEGDSESCSAREQECEVKLPFNAQRIISLSRNDFQSFLKMHKLTPEQLDCIHDIRRRSKNRIAAQRCRKRKLDCIQNLESEIEKLQTEKENLLKERNHILSTLGETKQNLTGLCQQVFRRHMFFFQCLTA from the exons ATGTCTCTAAGTGAGAACAACAGTGTGGTGTTTGCCTATGAATCTTCAGTGCACAGTACCAACGTACTCCTCAGCCTTGATGATCAGCGAAAGCAAGATATCCTTTGTGATGTTACAATTTTAGTGGAAGATCAGCGATTTCGGGCTCACAAAGCTGTGCTTGCAGCTTGCAGCAGTTACTTCCTTTCAAGAATTGTGGGCCAGGTGGACGCTGATCTTATCATCACTTTACCGGAAGAG GTAACACTTAAAGGATTTAGTCCTTTGCTTCAGTTTGCATATACAGCAAAACttgttttaaataaagacaATGTGTCTGAAGTTTGCAAATGTGCAGAATTTTTGGGTGTACGCAACATTGAAGAGTCCTGCTTTCAGTTTCTCAAATTCAGATTTTTGGACTTTAAATTGGATCAGCAGGAATGTCCTAGGAAGAAATGTTGCACACAGCGTTGTCAGAAGGCAAACCCTAAAACTGACAGTGCAGATGATGGAGCCCTAGAAATAAATGATGAAGTTGAAGCACTTCTAGAAAAGGAATATAGTCAAACTCCTGACACAAAGCTCTgtaaagatgaagaaaatgctAAATCATCGCCTGTTCTCCAAGATAATGCAAATCAAAACTGTGATCCTGTGCATTTAGAAAGGGGTAGTACTTCCAGCTTATCTTCCCAATGCCCAAAGTATAGAAAATTCCAGAAAGCTTTTGGAAATGACAAAGTTCATACTTCAGAGTTCAATTCCAGTATTAAAGACGTTCAGGTACCACCATTTGCAACTTCTCTTGAGAAGGAAATACCTGATAATGATGGCATACAAAAAGCTCAGGAGTGTGTGCCTATGCAGCTGATCTCAAACTGTGAAGAGACTCAGGTAGAAAtggaagaaggggaagaaggCATTCAGAAAAAAGAAGAGTCAAAGAGAGATTCTGTAACTCGGAATGTGTCGTGTCCTGTGGAGAAAATGGATCTTGTTGCtttcccccaaaaccctgcTGCACCTCATGGACTCAATTCTGTGTCTATTTTACATAGTTGTGAGCAATATGGTGACTTGAATTTCAGTAGTATGCAAAACAACGCAGTCTCAGCTGAAAAAACTGTGTCAAGTACTGGAGCTGGAAATGACAAAACTGAAAGTCAAGGTAACCCATCTTCAAAGGTGGATTTGTGCATTAGGGAAGCCACTAACATCACCTCAGCTGGAGATCGAAGCAGTGTGGAGAGAGAGATAGCAGAACAGCTAGCACAGGGCTTCTGGAGTGATATTCACAGCACAGATGCCTGTCAAATACATTTACCACCTGCAGTTTCTAAAGAGTACTTGGAGCCTGTGTATTCGGGGAAAAAATCAGAGTGTCCATGGCTGGGGATCAGGATCAGTGAAAGCCCTGAACCTTGCTCTCAACGAACTTTTACAACACTGAATTCTGTCAACTGCCCCTTTATAAGCAACCTTAGCACTGAAGGATGTTCCAACACCTCTGAAATAAACAGTGGAGATTATGTTCAGGAGCAGCAACAGTGTCCCTATAACTATGTGATAAGTTTGGGAGAGGATTCGGAGACTGACACTGAGGGAGACAGTGAATCCTGTTCAGCAAGAGAACAAGAATGTGAG GTAAAACTGCCGTTTAATGCACAAAGGATTATCtcactttccagaaatgacttcCAGTCATTTCTGAAAATGCATAAATTAACTCCTGAACAATTGGACTGTATTCATGATATCCGAAGACGAAGTAAAAATAGAATTGCAGCGCAGCGATGTCGCAAAAGGAAACTTGACTGCATACAAAATCTTGAATCTGAAATTGAAAAACTG